From the Paenibacillus sp. FSL H8-0548 genome, one window contains:
- the glyA gene encoding serine hydroxymethyltransferase, translated as MENLRKQDPEVLKALGLELGRQRDNIELIASENIVSEAVLEAMGSVLTNKYAEGYPSKRFYGGCEHVDIVEDIARNRAKELFGAEHANVQPHSGAQANMAVYLAALKPGDTVLGMNLAHGGHLTHGSPVNASGLLYNFVAYGVQEDSFTIDYEEVRKLAFKHRPRLIVAGASAYPRTIDFETLGKIANDVGALFMVDMAHIAGLVAAGLHPSPVPHAHFVTTTTHKTLRGPRGGMILCRQPWAAAIDKAVFPGSQGGPLMHIIAAKAVAFGEALKPEFKQYATQVVKNAKVLSEELVAKGFNIVSGGTDNHLMLLDTRSLNITGKVAEHVLDEVGITVNKNAIPFDPTSPFVTSGIRIGTPAATARGMEENAMKVIAEVIALVLNSPQDQEVLTKARGMVRDLTAQYPLYPGMTY; from the coding sequence ATGGAAAATTTACGTAAGCAGGACCCTGAGGTACTAAAAGCGCTAGGACTTGAGCTAGGACGTCAACGCGATAACATCGAGCTTATCGCATCTGAGAACATCGTTAGCGAAGCTGTATTGGAAGCAATGGGAAGTGTGCTTACGAACAAATATGCAGAGGGTTACCCAAGCAAACGTTTCTACGGCGGCTGTGAGCATGTTGATATCGTAGAGGATATCGCTCGCAATCGTGCGAAAGAGCTGTTCGGAGCTGAGCATGCAAACGTACAACCGCACTCCGGCGCACAAGCGAATATGGCGGTTTACCTTGCAGCCTTGAAGCCTGGTGACACTGTGCTCGGTATGAACCTGGCGCATGGCGGTCACTTGACGCACGGCAGCCCGGTTAACGCTTCTGGCTTGCTTTATAATTTCGTAGCCTACGGCGTGCAGGAGGATTCCTTCACGATTGATTATGAAGAGGTTCGCAAACTTGCATTCAAACACCGTCCTCGTCTGATTGTTGCTGGTGCAAGTGCATATCCGCGTACAATCGATTTCGAAACGCTTGGCAAAATTGCGAATGACGTAGGCGCATTGTTCATGGTTGATATGGCTCATATCGCTGGTTTGGTAGCTGCGGGTCTTCACCCAAGCCCAGTACCGCATGCACACTTCGTAACGACTACAACTCACAAAACGCTTCGCGGACCACGCGGCGGTATGATTCTTTGCCGTCAGCCTTGGGCAGCGGCGATCGACAAAGCGGTATTCCCTGGCTCACAAGGCGGCCCTTTGATGCATATTATCGCAGCAAAAGCCGTTGCTTTCGGAGAAGCGCTTAAACCGGAATTCAAGCAATATGCGACACAAGTAGTCAAAAATGCTAAAGTGCTTTCTGAGGAGCTTGTTGCTAAAGGCTTCAACATCGTATCCGGTGGAACAGACAATCACTTGATGCTGCTCGATACGCGCAGTCTGAACATTACAGGCAAGGTTGCTGAGCATGTTCTTGATGAGGTTGGTATTACTGTTAACAAAAATGCGATTCCATTTGATCCTACAAGCCCGTTTGTAACCTCCGGTATTCGTATCGGTACGCCGGCAGCAACAGCTCGTGGCATGGAAGAGAACGCAATGAAAGTTATTGCAGAAGTGATCGCTCTTGTACTAAACAGTCCACAGGATCAAGAGGTTTTGACGAAGGCTCGCGGCATGGTGCGTGACCTTACTGCTCAATATCCACTGTATCCAGGCATGACTTACTAA
- a CDS encoding TIGR01440 family protein, which translates to MSENGNVQLGVIAKQVETIVRELAAAGSIAENQLLVIGVSTSEVLGHHIGTAGTTDAAAQIYAGVDAVRREIGFVPMYQCCEHLNRALVIERAAAERYGLEIVGAVPVPKAGGSMAAYAYRQLVSPCLVEAVQAHAGIDIGDTFIGMHLKRVAVPVRPSVRRIGEAHVTMAITRPKLIGGSRAVYELQTNITAEQSAGSCE; encoded by the coding sequence ATGAGTGAAAATGGCAACGTACAGCTTGGAGTCATTGCAAAGCAGGTAGAAACGATTGTTCGAGAGCTTGCAGCTGCAGGCAGCATTGCTGAAAATCAGCTGCTTGTCATAGGAGTAAGCACCAGCGAGGTGCTGGGGCATCACATTGGTACAGCTGGAACAACCGATGCAGCTGCACAAATTTATGCAGGCGTGGATGCTGTGCGCAGAGAAATTGGCTTCGTGCCGATGTATCAATGCTGCGAGCATTTGAATCGCGCTCTTGTCATTGAGCGTGCTGCCGCTGAGAGATACGGACTTGAGATCGTAGGTGCGGTTCCTGTTCCGAAGGCTGGCGGATCAATGGCAGCCTATGCCTATCGTCAGCTGGTGTCTCCTTGCTTGGTTGAGGCTGTACAAGCACATGCGGGCATTGATATTGGAGATACGTTCATCGGTATGCATTTGAAGCGGGTTGCTGTACCCGTTCGACCTTCTGTTCGCCGGATCGGCGAGGCTCATGTGACAATGGCGATCACGAGGCCGAAGCTGATTGGCGGTTCCCGCGCAGTTTACGAGCTGCAAACGAATATTACTGCAGAGCAATCTGCGGGTTCATGTGAATAA
- the rpiB gene encoding ribose 5-phosphate isomerase B codes for MKIAIGADHAGYRLKDEVVPFLLSLGHEVEDVGCSCDQSVDYPDYALPVCDLVTSSKAERGILICGTGIGMSIAANKVRGIRCALVNDMFSAKATREHNDTNVLALGERVIGPGVALEIIRIWLETPFSGGERHVARVNKVNQIEEQ; via the coding sequence TTGAAAATTGCCATTGGTGCCGATCATGCAGGCTACCGCTTGAAGGATGAGGTCGTACCTTTTCTTTTATCGCTCGGTCATGAGGTCGAGGATGTTGGCTGCAGCTGCGATCAATCCGTTGATTACCCAGATTATGCATTGCCCGTATGTGACCTTGTAACGAGCAGCAAAGCAGAACGCGGTATACTGATTTGCGGCACAGGAATTGGCATGTCGATTGCTGCCAACAAAGTACGGGGTATCCGCTGTGCACTAGTGAATGACATGTTCTCTGCAAAAGCAACTCGCGAGCATAATGATACGAATGTATTAGCACTTGGAGAACGCGTTATTGGTCCAGGAGTCGCTTTGGAAATTATTCGTATTTGGCTCGAAACACCGTTCTCGGGCGGCGAGCGTCATGTTGCCAGAGTAAATAAAGTAAATCAAATTGAAGAGCAATAG
- a CDS encoding low molecular weight protein arginine phosphatase, with translation MKRILFICTGNTCRSPMAEAMLRRMAALRGVTIAVRSAGISTIDGLPVSSHAAEALRQREIEHKSTSLALTSEAVSWADLILTMTSNHKRGLLQWYPEAVDKAYTLKEYSNMDAKVLADIEELEQLYSELHMKQALGQKLSASERSRLLELEQRIPSFDIVDPFGGSQSIYDSSAHEIEAALVKLLDKLTRR, from the coding sequence GTGAAACGTATCTTATTTATTTGTACCGGCAATACATGCCGCTCACCAATGGCTGAAGCCATGCTTCGCCGAATGGCTGCTTTGAGGGGCGTTACTATTGCTGTGCGCTCAGCTGGCATATCGACCATTGATGGCCTGCCAGTCTCGTCGCATGCGGCAGAGGCGCTTAGGCAGCGGGAAATTGAGCATAAAAGCACCTCATTAGCATTGACAAGTGAGGCCGTTAGCTGGGCTGACCTTATTTTGACGATGACGTCCAATCATAAGCGAGGGCTGCTGCAATGGTATCCGGAAGCGGTGGACAAGGCCTATACACTTAAGGAATATTCGAATATGGATGCAAAGGTGCTTGCCGATATTGAGGAGCTGGAGCAGCTTTATTCGGAGCTTCACATGAAGCAGGCGCTGGGTCAGAAGCTGTCAGCATCCGAGCGAAGCCGTTTGCTTGAGCTGGAGCAGCGTATTCCAAGCTTCGATATCGTTGATCCGTTCGGGGGCTCACAGTCTATTTATGACAGCAGCGCACACGAAATCGAAGCCGCGCTGGTGAAGCTTTTGGACAAGCTGACAAGAAGATAA
- a CDS encoding manganese efflux pump MntP family protein produces the protein MQAGQFLTLLIIALALGLDAFSLGLGIGLKGIRLLDVLKLGVVIALFHVFMPLAGIYTGQYVGSLLGEVATTAAGILLVLLGGHMIYSSLRGEEVKSFDHQSLWGLLVLSLSVSIDSFSVGITLGMFSANMWVTVLLIGLLGGLMSVLGLLLGRKVSGNLGEYGEAIGGGVLFVFGILFIF, from the coding sequence ATGCAGGCAGGGCAGTTTTTGACGCTGCTCATTATAGCGTTGGCTCTGGGACTTGATGCATTTTCGCTTGGACTCGGCATTGGTCTGAAGGGCATACGCTTGTTGGATGTTTTGAAGCTGGGAGTCGTTATTGCCTTGTTCCATGTGTTCATGCCGCTAGCTGGGATATATACCGGACAGTACGTAGGCAGCTTGCTTGGAGAAGTAGCGACGACAGCGGCAGGTATCTTGCTGGTTCTGCTCGGTGGGCATATGATTTACAGCTCGCTGCGCGGGGAGGAAGTAAAATCGTTTGATCATCAATCGTTGTGGGGCTTGCTTGTGCTCTCCCTTAGCGTCAGTATTGATTCCTTCTCGGTAGGTATTACACTTGGAATGTTTTCGGCTAATATGTGGGTGACGGTATTGCTGATTGGCTTGCTTGGCGGACTTATGTCGGTGCTTGGCTTGCTGCTCGGGCGAAAGGTAAGCGGCAACCTTGGCGAATATGGCGAAGCCATTGGCGGAGGGGTTCTGTTTGTTTTTGGCATATTATTTATTTTTTGA